AGATCTTAGAtgcaattatttttctttatcaaGCCATGCATTTCTTTGGTGCGGAATCATAATGTCGCGCCAGCTTGGGAGTGATCTCTAGATCTTCTATTTGATTTGGATTGTGCTTCTTTACTTGTATTCAGTTatctacttgtattttttttttcctccccctATTTgttctcctctcctcttttgGAGCTGGATGTTCTTTGTGCTTGTTGAATAGATAtcaattcattttaaaaaaatccaaataaataaattatattttaaaccCACCCCTCAAACCCTCTCAatccttcaaataaaaaaaaaattatattttaagcCCACCCCTCAGACTCTTCCAATGCACCAGGTTTGAAGGTGGGATTAGACCTCCAAGAACCTAAATAACCAttgagttatatatatatatattccagtAAAGGTCCTTGTTGGCTACGATAAATGGCATCTATGTAGCACTTGTCAACTTTGTGTAGCTTGAAATTTCACCATTTATTTGGGGAGAGGCGATGCTATATTTATGAATAGTGAATAAATTACTTAAAACCTTGCATTaaggacaattttttttttaaatggctTTAATAATCTGCCATAAGGCAAATTTGATGCAGCCCAAATTTTGTCGATAGGTAGATCGCAAAGTTCTTCActcaaaaatattaaatttcaaccaaaatggAGTTTTCCAAGTCACAagagctttgaaaaatataatacCATGGGCGAGTGCTTAGAGTGGCTGGAGTACTATAGATATGCATAGACATACATGGAGGTATTCGATTGATTTTAAATCTGAATTTTGACACATGACTgatccaatcacctcttctccGTCCAACTATTAGAATAACTACATCATTTAGTCATGTAGCTCAAATTGGTAGATCATTTTTTTCCAGGCTTTAGTCTCCTCATCGTACCAATATTTTTCATATGACAAATTGAATAAGATAGAATTTCTTGGACAGTTAGGATGCAAGAAATCTTATtcatatgtcaagttttagcTAAATGTAAACACTTGATTTTCTGATCTAAAAAATGTATGTAGACTATGTATAGCAACCCAAGAGGGGAATGAATTGAAAGTTACAAACTTTACTCTCTAATTGAGGATGAATAATAAAGAAAGTGATCgtaaagaaaatggaaagaCACATTATTTTAGAATGATCTGACTCCACCAAGGACCCTCGCAACTTTGACCACTAATACAATTGACTCCCTGGTGCCAATTAAACCACCCTACAATGACTTTACACTTGTGGAGAACACACCTTTCCCAACAAAAGATAGATTTGATATGAATCAACAAATAAAGACAAAAAGCCTTCTGAAAGCTATATCTATACAATTGGAGTgcaatgctctctctctctctctctctctctctctctctctcaacccttACCACTTAAATGATCCAATAAGTGTAAGCCAATAATTGCTCAAGTCTCTTATGCACTTTAGCTTGGTTTGAAATTGTCTTTGTAAATCTGGTAGGAAATGACAAAAGTACACCTGACAAGTTTGTTGGGTCAAAACTTGATTTGTTGCCCATAAAATCAAGTTCAGGGTATTGATTGTGTTACGTTTGAAAATCGTTCTAGGTGTCCTTCGAGTCCTATAAAGAGAAACAAATATAAGAGAATAAGTGTTAGGCTGATCTAGTGGAGGATTCTTCGATGTCTAAGTTAGACATTTATATAATAGAGTAATTGGTTGGGTGGATTTACCTGTCTTCAGGTAGATATTGTATTTCATATAAGTAGCCTACCTTAGAAGCATTATTAGACCATAAAGGCAATGGttcagaggaagaggaagaggaagaggaagaagtagaGGGCCTAGGAGATGAGAGGACAGGGATTGGTAGTGATGACATATGTAATGCAATGGAGTGATCTCCTCGGAGAATATCATACAAACAATAGCactgagatttaaaatgaatggCATTCAAGGGTGTTCGCCGAGGTGATCTACACAATATCTTGCAATTGTAAGCCTATTTGCCGAGATTAAAAAGCACACAAATGCCACCTTTTGGCAAAGGCTCACCGGATCTCAAGGCCGTTGCTCACAACTGTAAAATATTGAACACGAGAAAGATGTTCTCGTCTTCTCAAGCTTAGAATAGAAAAAGATTGGTCCCTTGAAATGGGGTTTACCTAAGTTTTTATAGACGGAGATGACGATTTCCCATGAAGAGTCCCAACTTGGTAGTTGTCCATTGTAGCCAAGAGTCTAAATCCGATAAGAATTGCAGTAGGGAAGTAAACATGAAGATCGTTCCAAACATGAGAACTCTACATATATGCCATGATCCAGAGGGATCGGATCAAGGTACCCCTTGGGGAGGGGCGGGGGGAAGGATCCGTAATCCTCTTGACTGTCCTTTGTAGATTAGGACAGATCTGTATTTGGTGGCCCACTTGCCGAGCCTGATAGGTTTCTTTGAGAATTCCCTGCTTAGTGTTGGGCTTTAGACCAAGTGGTCCGAGCTGAGCGACTTAATCACAGGACCACTGGCCACTCACCGAGGATAGTGGTTCATGGGCATTGATTGGTAATTTGGTACATCCTTGGAGCTTTCTACCCGTTCGGCGGCCCGAAGTAGTTTGGTTTAGGTGGCTCAGAAGGTCGACCGTTAAGTCTCGTAGTGCTTTGGCTTATCCAGACTTGCTTCTTTTCCCTTATGTCTTTAGCACTTTTAGGATcatcctttgtttcttttttctattcttgtGTCCTTTAATTCATTGTTAGTCCTtgagtttttttattcttaattctTATGTTTTTCTTTATCTGTTTTTagattgtcttttattttattttatttatttattattagaaTTGAGATTAATTAGAATCAACCCTAGTTGACTCCAATTTGAATTAACCGATTCCAATCCAATGTTTAAAACCCTTGGCTAGTGCCCACAttatttcttctacttcttctcttgCGATCACTTCCCCTCCTTACATAGGCAAATACTCATAATAATGAAATAAGCCACCAGCGTGNNNNNNNNNNNNNNNNNNNNNNNNNNNNNNNNNNNNNNNNNNNNNNNNNNNNNNNNNNNNNNNNNNNNNNNNNNNNNNNNNNNNNNNNNNNNNNNNNNNNNNAGCTGGATGTTTTTGTGCTTGTTGAATATATGCCATttcattaagattttttttttcttccattactAAAACCCAAGCTCAAATCTTGGTGCAATTCCTTTTCTCTATTAGGCCATGCATTTCTTTGGTGTGATGGAGTCATCTTCTAGCATCAGCTTAGGAGTTATCTCTAGATCTTCTATTTGATTGATTGTCTTTTTTTACTTGTATTCGGTTTTCTacttgtactttttttcttcacCCCATTTATTCTCATCTCCTCTATTGGAGTTGAATGTTCTTTGTGCTAGTTGAATATAAACCAATtcattaggggaaaaaaaaattatattttaaaccCACACCTCAAACCCTTCCAACGCACCTAGTTTGAAGGCAAGATTAGACCTCCAAGATCCTAAAATAACCATTGAGTTTGaggattatattttttttttgatatatttattttcttcaataaaGGCCCTTATTGGCTACAATAAATGGCATTTTAGAAGCACTTgccaaattttttttagttgaaaattttgataatttatCCCGGTTCAGATTTCCTGGTTTGCCCTTCaaagatgagtttcttctctccGTTATTTGGAGtctatttcttaaaaaatatcTCACTGCTTTCGCGAAGCAAATACAATGGCATATTTTTTAGCAAAGAAGGCGTCATAAGCTGGTCCTTCAGAATTTTCAATGGTATTTCCAGATCATATTGTTAATGATCTGGAAAATGATGCTATAGGTAGGAATAGATTTAGATTCTGCTAGGATTTTGGCTTGCTCTCTTTGTTGATgaccatgccaaaggtggagctTGCAAGTTTTCCTAGCAATTTCTACTGtgtctttttggatttttgttgatatatttccttttttcttctccttaataaaattatcttttagCTAAAAAACTATATGTTAAAagtgaataaatttttttaaaccttATATTGGGgacaatttttctttaaatggCTTTAATGATCTACAACGAGGCAAATTAGATGCAGCCCCAAAATTTTTTGATAGGATCCTTCACTCAAATGTTAAATTAATTTCAGCCAAAATGGAGTTTTTCAAGTCATAAAAGCTTTGAAAATTGTAGTACTATGGGTATTATTGATACCTTTTCGGTCTCTAATCTCCTCACCGAGTCCCGTGCTAATATTTTCCATATGATAAATTAAATAAGGTGAAATGTCTTGGGCAGTTAGGATGCAAGAAACCTTATTCATATGACAAGTTTTAATTAGGTGAAGTCACCTTATTTTGTCATCTTAAAATTGTCTGTGGACCAATATAATGACCCAAAAGAGGGATGAATTGAGAATTAGAACTTTTCTCCCTTAATTGAAGATGAACAATTAAGAAAGTGATCATAAAGGAAATGGAAAGACATTATTTTAGAATGGTTTGGCTCCACCAAGGACCTTCCCATCTTTGACTTTCCACTAATACAACAGGCTTCCTGGTGCCAATTAAACCACCCTACAGTCAATTTACACTAGTGGAACACACCTTTTCCACCAGAAAATACACTTCCAATGAATTGaattaagaagaaagacaaTACCGCCGATCCCCTAAAACCATGCTTACCACAAAAAATGATTCAATTAGTGTAAGACAATAATTGCTCAATAAATTAGAAAGGTTTGAAGACACTCacgatgattttttttttttttcattttggaaaaagggaaaaaaataattaaattagaaaGATAAGATCTAACATCAATATCTGGGTTAGTATTGTTAATGTAATCATACCATTGTCGTTAAATTCTGCATAAGGAGGATCATATCGTTGTTAGGCCTGAGGCAAAAACTAGTCGTAAACAAAATATTatgaacatcttttttttttttttttttttctctgttaaccaaggtgtccgggccagcttacaCACATATCGACTAATTCTCGGGGAAACTTCCGCAGCAACCCACTAAtacgatctccacttaaatcatgGATGCACTGATGAAGAATTGAACTTGGGACCATGAGCCTATACACACAATCCCTAATTCACCCTAACCATATGGGTAACCCACGGATGGGAAATAGAGGTATTGAGCTCCAAGGCCACGATTTAATGCTCCCTTCAAAAAATAAGATTgggtttggtagtcatccagaaaaaacATTATTTCTGACATTTATacgttctatgggaacaaaaaaaaggaataaagcgTTTGTTATCCACTTggtgtttttcaatttttttgcaaaaaaaaaaaaaaaaaaaactttagaaacgcaaaatgataTTGGAACAACGAAACCTTTCTGtcattttggttttgttttaaatacaaaaaaatgaacaactagggtaatcatTCTTAAAACAAGTTCACcaaataccatttttttgttttaaaatgacattttaacacagaaactaaaaattctatttttgacactAAACCGTCGTTCctgaaactgaatgactaccaaacacaacctaaatcTTTCATCTTCTTAAAATTGTTCTCGATTTCTTCGATTCTCCAACCTCTGTCTACATTAATGATAATTTATAAACTATGTATGAGCAGCTTTAGGGTCTCTTATGTCCTCTAGCTTCGTTTGAAATTGTCTTTGTAAACTTGGTAGGAAATGACAAAAGAACGCCTGACAATGTTTGTGGGTCAAAACTTGATTTGTTATCCATAAAACCAATTTCATTGTATTGATATGATTAGTATTCAAAATGCTTTGAAAGGTTTTAATTTAACTTTAACTAATTTATTAGACCAACCCACTCCCGATCCAGCCTAGGTTCAAActtattttggtaaataaataTTTGCTTTTTGACAATTTAAAATATACTTTTCAAgtatttaaatattatttaatggatgaaaatggaaaattttataatCCAGATCCATGCATTAacattatttttaattcattcaATTTGAANNNNNNNNNNNNNNNNNNNNNNNNNNNNNNNNNNNNNNNNNNNNNNNNNNNNNNNNNNNNNNNNNNNNNNNNNNNNNNNNNNNNNNNNNNNNNNNNNNNNNNNNNNNNNNNNNNNNNNNNNNNNNNNNNNNNNNNNNNNNNNNNNNNNNNNNNTTTGGTAACAAGATTGGCTAAGTCCTATTTGAACACACCAGGAGCAAACGTTCATGACCATTATGGAGAAatcatttatgaaggagatacATGCCATAAAATGAAGCCAAATTTTTATATAGATGAGTCGCTATGAAATAACAATCAGTTGACGTTCAATGAGGTCTAGATGACGTAAAACATCTGTCATTATTAAATATAGTTAGGAAAAcgaagtagtttatacaatcatatgggatcacatggagtaatgattataaaaatttcttttttacgTATCAaactttcactttccttccccttAAATATCCTTTACGACCAAATCTGGCCTcattgtctttttttcttttttctagatCGTTTAGTCCTTGTTTTTTCCTTAATCTAGTCTTGCTtcaattcttcttttcttaccTTTATGTTTTTAACATTTTTAGGATCATCCTTTGTTTCTTATTTCTATCCTTGTGACCTTTTAGTTCATTGTTAGTCCTCGAGTTTTTTTAATCTTAGttcttatgttttctttatCTGTTTTTAGTTTgtctttttaatttaattattattcGAAATGGGATCAATTAAAATCAATACTAGTTGACTCCAATTTGAATTAATTGATTCCAATCCAGTGTTTAAAACCCTTGGCTATTTCTCACATTATTTCTTCAGCTTCCTCTCTTGCGATCACTTCCCCTCCTTATATGGGTAGATATTCGTATAAAAATCGTCTACAGCTGCTGGACCAGCGCAGTGAGCATCAGATGACTAGGAGCCCCTTGAGGCACGTGTCCAGATGCTCTCAGTCATTTGATGCTTACTGCACCTCACTGCTCGCTGTAGAGTATGTGGATTCcaaatattcataataatgaAATAAGCCACTAACAgtgtaaaaaatataaataataataaaaaaataaaatagaatagaaTAAAATGCAAAGTAAAATCTAAGTAATAGTGATGGACCGAGTTTCCTTACACCCATGGTGATTGGAGTTTCATGGAAGGTGATGCTCAATGCATGATCCCAGAGAAACTTTGTCAACTATTTCTAGCTTTGGTTGCAACTATCcaccataaaatattttatgggatttgttaaaaaaaaaaaaaaaaaaaaaaaaagaaacttcaaAATTGTGTAATGATTAGAATAATTgaggaaaatattttattgaaatgatatgcaaaaattagaaaattgcATCCATTTGTTGTCACTTGTGTTCAAATGTGTTTCCTGGTCATGTCTAGTCAAAACAAAGACCAAATTGCAAGAAACTTTAAGAGAGAAATTGTTGGACGACACGATCACAATGACTGGCTAGCTTTTAGGGTATTTTGAACCCAAGGTCAAGAGCTTGAAAGTATTTTAAGACAACAAATGAGTAATGTGGGTAATATAAATGTTATTGGTCGTTTATTAACATGTAAAACTATTTTACTTTACACTTCGAAACTTAAGCCTAATTTACAATTGAATGGACCACGAAGTTTTGTCATCTACGCTCAACACAGGAGTAGTGAAATAATCAAATTTAAATCTGGTGCATATGTTCACTTGGATGTACATGTGAAGATCCAACAATACATGTCCTTTTTACCTCCATAAATACTCCTATACATTGAATCCTCATACGCATGTCCAGGTGAACTTAGGCAACAACCCTACACCCAGACAaaagatttttaattttttttcagcGGTGGATTAATTCAGACCAACAATTaattttcaagaaaatattTATGTTTTTTACCATTGAAACAAAAGATCACAATAGCTTACACGTGGTCTATGAACAGTAGAACAGTAGACCCAAAGTCTCCTACTTCAAATTCAAGTTCTAGTCCGATCATAATTGGAGAATCAAGAAAACCAAGCAAATCTAACACGTGGTTAAATCACAGCTATTTCTTTAAAGATCCAATGGCCAGAAAATATTACATGACACATAAAGATAGGCTGTTAGTTTCACTTATCTGTTGGGAGAAACCTTCCTACTTTTATGGGAACGTAGGACCCATATACCAAAATACCGCTCTCACGCAACTAACtcactccatcttcttcttcttctctctctctctctccaactaaAGCTCAGGAGATTGATCAAACTGAGAAGATGAATCATCAATTTCAATATGATCAAATTGCAGTtcatggtgatggtgatgatgataatTCTGCTTACTTCAACTCATTCCCACCAGGTTTCAGGTTTTGTCCTACGGATGAAGAACTTATTGTTCACTATCTGAAGAAGAGAATTATGAATCAGCCATTACCCATTAACCGAATCAGAGAAGTTGACCTCTACAGACATAATCCTGATGATCTTGCTGGTACGTACATTGCTTTATATATAGTTGTTTTGTGCTTAAGTGACATTAAAGATGATTGATTTATGATTATAtgtatttcttattttgtttctttgattGATCTATAGAGATGTACCAATCATACAAAGAGGAAGAATGGTATTTTTTTACGCCTAGAGATCGAAAGTATAAACAAGGAAATCGACCAAGTCGAACGGCAAGAAATGGCTATTGGAAAGCCACAACAGCAAATAAATCAATTGAGAGCAATGGTGAAGTTGTTGGTCATAAGAAATTATTAAATTTCTTTATAGGAAAGGCTCCTAAGGGTGACAAGTCTAACTGGATTATGCATGAGTTTCGAGTGATACAATGTTCTACTCACCAAACTAATAGAGGTCCAAATGATATGAAGGTATGTTCTGAATTATTCTTATTTTGCAATTATTTtctatggaatttttttttttatttaatcatttatggcaatttttttttttctttttcttttagctGGATGATTGGGTCTTATGTAGGATTTACAAGAAACATGATAAATCAACAAGAGAAGTACAAAATACAGAAATTCAAGTGGAGGGTGTAGATACATTGATTGGAGATGGTGATTATTCTGATGTCATTGATGAAGATTTTGGTCCTACACATAATGATCCTAACAATTCTATCAGCCCATCTGGTGAGGATGAATCCAATGATCACTCTCTTCAATATAACCTTTCTCCACTACCTTCGGAATCCTATTTTAGTAGTAATTATCTTTACATGTCCGACATCAGCTTTGATTATGAGGATCCTAGTAGTTCATCCAACATCAACTTTGATAATGGGGATCCCAATAGTTTATCCAACATCTGTTTTGATTATGAGGATCTTAGTATTTCAGTTGATGATTATATGTTACCCCAATATAACTATTTGGATCCCCTCCACATCAACTATCTTCTTCCTGATAATATTTTGCCAAATGGCGCGGGGAATGTCACCAATCCTACTGATGAGATTTTTCCAGATCAAACCACTGCAAATGTCAACAATAATAAGAGACACAAGTCTAAATGATTTGCCCTCAAGAATTTTTCATGTATaaactcaatttttttcaaaaattttttggggttttttttttttttttgggggtgggggtggggggttggtaatgtaaagacttactatggattttatgaatttttttgaaCCATCTCATAAACAGTCTTGAATGCTGGCTGGTCGTGGTTTTTGGTTCCTCTCATTTTGACCTTCTAACTTTGAATGCTTGTTGATACTTTCACCAAGAAATTTGcacttattttctcttttcctcttagCTGACCTACTAGTAATTTTTGTAAGTAAAAATTAGAGAGAGATCTTCTGTAAATAAAGATCTGATAGAAAATTGCATTCAAAATGTTCAGTGTTCATCATGGGTTCGATATGCTATGGATCAGCGAATACGACTGTCAATATTGATTCGATATTGATCATACAGATTGGTCTGTTTCAACTTGGATTGATTGATTTTATTCCTGATTTTCataatataatgattttttttaatgattttaaacGATATCAACCAATACCATTATGATTCAACTAATTCAGCCGATCTGATACTAATATTAAGAATATTGGTGCATGATCATGTACACAGCCGTTGGATGAATTTGATGAGGGGATGCATCATAGACTCTCATCCCCCAATGCAACACCTTGTACAAAAcccttcctccttttctttaatttgtttttaatttttacattttatttatttatttattaagatGTTGTTTTCTCGAAAATAGTGATAGTATCTTGATCGTTAATGCCCTTGGCATCCACAATTGATTGACTCCCGTAACTCAATTCACTCTCTCATTCACTCttgttcaaaattttaaattgtgCTTCTTGGACATGTCTTGTCAAAATGAAGACCAAATtgcaagaaaattaaaataaagcaaGAGAACCTTGCCAGTTTTATATGCCGCGCATGTCAAGAACGACAACACAATCTTTTCGTACCCTAAATTGTCTAGGTGTTTCCTGCGCTAGACTTGtaggattctttttccctttaaaataATATTATGGGAGAGGGTCGGGCATACTACCGTTCAGTAAGCTAGCGCTATGTACCAATTATATCTTTGGACATAGGAGGGCAAGGAAGTCTTTTCAATGGGAGGAAAGGAGGAAAGACACTTGCTGGGCTCCTCTTCAATCCA
This genomic stretch from Macadamia integrifolia cultivar HAES 741 chromosome 2, SCU_Mint_v3, whole genome shotgun sequence harbors:
- the LOC122093525 gene encoding NAC domain-containing protein 1-like produces the protein MNHQFQYDQIAVHGDGDDDNSAYFNSFPPGFRFCPTDEELIVHYLKKRIMNQPLPINRIREVDLYRHNPDDLAEMYQSYKEEEWYFFTPRDRKYKQGNRPSRTARNGYWKATTANKSIESNGEVVGHKKLLNFFIGKAPKGDKSNWIMHEFRVIQCSTHQTNRGPNDMKLDDWVLCRIYKKHDKSTREVQNTEIQVEGVDTLIGDGDYSDVIDEDFGPTHNDPNNSISPSGEDESNDHSLQYNLSPLPSESYFSSNYLYMSDISFDYEDPSSSSNINFDNGDPNSLSNICFDYEDLSISVDDYMLPQYNYLDPLHINYLLPDNILPNGAGNVTNPTDEIFPDQTTANVNNNKRHKSK